From Ignisphaera aggregans DSM 17230, the proteins below share one genomic window:
- a CDS encoding HEPN domain protein (COGs: COG2250 conserved hypothetical protein related to C-terminal domain of eukaryotic chaperone SACSIN~InterPro IPR007842~KEGG: mse:Msed_1045 HEPN domain-containing protein~PFAM: HEPN domain protein~SMART: HEPN domain protein~SPTR: A4YFK8 HEPN domain protein~PFAM: HEPN domain): MRRVSDWFRQALRNLKSAEINFENGLYEETCFESHQAAEKALKALLNSLGIERRGHSLVFLVHEITGKNIDIPSDVGQCFYILDKHYIPSRYPDVFDEGAPMDYYTEDDGKECLKCANRIIEWVRSHVAGYL, encoded by the coding sequence ATGCGTAGAGTATCTGACTGGTTTAGACAAGCTCTAAGAAATCTAAAGTCAGCTGAGATAAACTTCGAGAATGGACTATATGAAGAAACATGCTTTGAGTCTCATCAAGCTGCTGAAAAAGCTTTGAAGGCTCTTCTCAATAGCCTAGGTATTGAGAGGAGAGGTCACTCACTAGTATTTTTGGTGCATGAAATCACGGGGAAAAATATTGATATTCCTAGCGATGTAGGTCAATGTTTCTATATACTTGATAAACACTATATACCTTCTAGATACCCTGACGTATTTGATGAGGGTGCTCCTATGGATTATTATACTGAAGATGATGGAAAAGAGTGTTTGAAGTGTGCCAATAGGATAATTGAGTGGGTTCGAAGCCATGTTGCAGGATATCTGTAG
- a CDS encoding conserved hypothetical protein (COGs: COG0432 conserved hypothetical protein~KEGG: smr:Smar_0123 hypothetical protein~SPTR: A3DKS6 Putative uncharacterized protein~PFAM: Uncharacterised protein family UPF0047~TIGRFAM: conserved hypothetical protein TIGR00149), producing MKAYSKIIEVKTWGPMELFPLRRYIEEEIGRAGISRGIAILSIEGATPALVVLQRGLERQFLNNITELVPFTIWRHGNAYAHLISTFISTSTAVPIESSKLLLPDDYDIYLLETRSVHNHTRRIYLLLHGETEILPRLEN from the coding sequence TTGAAGGCGTATTCAAAGATAATTGAGGTAAAGACGTGGGGTCCTATGGAGCTTTTCCCACTTAGGAGATATATAGAGGAGGAGATAGGGAGAGCAGGTATATCTAGGGGTATAGCTATACTCTCTATAGAGGGTGCAACCCCTGCACTCGTAGTTCTTCAGAGAGGTTTAGAGAGACAGTTTCTAAACAATATCACAGAGCTTGTACCGTTTACGATATGGAGACATGGAAATGCATATGCACATCTAATCTCCACATTTATATCAACATCTACAGCAGTACCTATAGAATCATCAAAACTACTCCTACCCGATGACTATGATATCTATCTCCTAGAAACACGCTCTGTCCACAACCATACGAGGAGAATATATTTATTGCTTCATGGAGAAACAGAGATATTACCTAGGTTAGAGAACTAG
- a CDS encoding Carbamoyl-phosphate synthase L chain ATP-binding (COGs: COG4770 Acetyl/propionyl-CoA carboxylase alpha subunit~InterProIPR005482:IPR005479:IPR013651:IPR005481:IPR 011761:IPR011764~KEGG: pth:PTH_1190 biotin carboxylase~PFAM: Carbamoyl-phosphate synthase L chain ATP-binding; biotin carboxylase domain protein; RimK domain protein ATP-grasp; Carbamoyl-phosphate synthetase large chain domain protein~SPTR: A5D330 Biotin carboxylase~PFAM: Carbamoyl-phosphate synthase L chain, ATP binding domain; Biotin carboxylase C-terminal domain; Carbamoyl-phosphate synthase L chain, N-terminal domain) gives MYMVDRIRKLLIANRGEIAIRIIKTCKRLGIKTVAIYTYPDRDSLHVKYADEVYSLGSDPYGYLDVEKIVSIAKRSGVDAVHPGYGFLSERAAFAKAVEDSGIIWIGPPWSVIELLESKSRTRAIASEVGVPVIPGTLEPVSIDIAKRVAEEIGFPILIKADRGGGGRGIRIVNSLEELEHIYEIAIEEMKTAFGSDKVYIEKFIPRARHIELQILADKHGNIVVLGERECSIQRRYQKVIEEAPSPIVTDRDRDYLYELAVKFMRRVGYVNAGTMEFLRDQNGNYYLIEVNKRIQVEHPVTEMVTGIDIVEQQIKIAEGRELEIKNHIKNFNGHAIEARIYAEDPEKMLPSPGTVTFVKFPSIENIRIDHALAPGIVIPPFYDPMIAKVIAWGKTRGEAIDRLVKALREFQIDGIKTSIPLLIRILTTEEFTNGNIDVQFFDRIIKTR, from the coding sequence GTGTATATGGTTGATAGAATTAGAAAGCTGTTGATAGCGAATAGAGGGGAGATAGCTATAAGGATTATAAAGACGTGTAAGAGACTTGGTATTAAGACTGTTGCTATATATACATATCCTGATAGAGATTCTCTACATGTCAAATATGCTGATGAGGTATATTCCCTAGGTTCAGATCCATATGGATATCTAGATGTAGAGAAGATAGTTTCTATAGCTAAGAGGAGTGGTGTAGATGCTGTACATCCTGGCTATGGATTTCTATCTGAGAGAGCAGCTTTTGCAAAAGCTGTTGAGGACAGTGGAATTATATGGATAGGACCTCCGTGGAGTGTTATAGAGCTTCTAGAGTCAAAGTCTCGTACAAGAGCTATAGCATCTGAGGTAGGGGTACCTGTTATTCCCGGCACTCTAGAGCCTGTCTCTATAGATATTGCAAAGAGGGTTGCTGAAGAGATAGGTTTTCCTATTCTTATAAAGGCTGATAGAGGTGGCGGTGGTAGGGGGATAAGGATAGTAAACTCCTTAGAGGAATTAGAGCATATATATGAGATTGCTATAGAGGAGATGAAAACTGCTTTTGGATCTGATAAAGTCTATATAGAGAAGTTTATTCCGAGAGCAAGACATATAGAGCTTCAGATTCTTGCTGATAAACATGGGAATATTGTTGTTCTTGGAGAAAGAGAGTGCTCTATCCAGAGAAGATATCAGAAAGTTATAGAGGAAGCACCATCACCTATAGTTACAGATAGAGATAGAGATTATCTATATGAGTTAGCTGTAAAATTCATGAGGAGAGTAGGCTATGTCAATGCAGGCACCATGGAGTTTCTAAGAGATCAAAACGGAAACTACTATCTTATAGAGGTCAACAAAAGGATACAGGTAGAGCATCCAGTAACAGAGATGGTCACAGGTATAGATATAGTTGAGCAACAGATAAAAATTGCTGAGGGAAGAGAGCTAGAGATAAAGAACCATATAAAGAACTTTAATGGGCATGCAATAGAAGCTAGAATATATGCCGAAGACCCCGAGAAAATGCTTCCATCACCAGGCACAGTAACCTTTGTAAAATTCCCATCCATAGAAAACATCAGGATTGACCACGCACTTGCACCAGGGATCGTAATACCACCTTTCTACGATCCAATGATAGCAAAGGTTATAGCTTGGGGGAAAACAAGAGGGGAAGCCATAGATAGATTAGTAAAAGCATTAAGAGAATTCCAGATAGACGGAATAAAGACATCTATACCACTACTAATAAGGATTCTAACAACAGAAGAATTCACCAATGGCAACATAGATGTACAATTCTTTGACAGAATAATAAAAACTAGATAA
- a CDS encoding 4-hydroxythreonine-4-phosphate dehydrogenase (COGs: COG1995 Pyridoxal phosphate biosynthesis protein~InterPro IPR005255~KEGG: cbi:CLJ_B2416 4-hydroxythreonine-4-phosphate dehydrogenase~PFAM: Pyridoxal phosphate biosynthetic protein PdxA~PRIAM: 4-hydroxythreonine-4-phosphate dehydrogenase~SPTR: A8RYE9 Putative uncharacterized protein~TIGRFAM: 4-hydroxythreonine-4-phosphate dehydrogenase~PFAM: Pyridoxal phosphate biosynthetic protein PdxA~TIGRFAM: 4-hydroxythreonine-4-phosphate dehydrogenase): protein MNILKPIVGVTMGDPVGVGPEIILKALAKREVFEYAKPIVIGNPNVFNIVRDRCDIDVDIVEVSENRIKDLEYRVGKVYIIPIRQPELRNITFGVMSIEAAEAAYNSIVKSIELALSGAIDAVATAPINKVEMRMRYPDFIGHTELFQNMTRSPFVITMFELENMRVFLMTRHVALREVFRYITREAILEAIVNAHRFLEALGINNPTIAVAALNPHASDGGLFGDEEDRIIRPAIEEANRMGIRAIGPIAADAIFWFGRQGRYDAILSLYHDQVHIALKTLDLPGTVGVTLGLPFIRTSPEHGTAYSRAGKCTAIERGMVNSIIIAAKYAYTWKRNWPKIKTYFETK, encoded by the coding sequence GTGAACATTTTGAAGCCTATTGTTGGAGTTACTATGGGGGATCCTGTTGGTGTAGGACCTGAAATAATATTGAAGGCTTTAGCGAAGAGGGAGGTATTTGAATATGCAAAACCTATTGTTATTGGTAATCCAAATGTGTTTAATATTGTTAGAGATAGATGTGATATTGATGTTGATATAGTTGAGGTCTCTGAGAATAGAATTAAAGATCTTGAGTATAGGGTTGGCAAAGTCTATATAATACCAATTAGACAGCCTGAGTTGAGGAACATTACATTTGGTGTTATGAGTATTGAAGCAGCTGAAGCTGCTTACAACTCTATTGTTAAATCCATAGAACTTGCATTATCTGGGGCTATAGATGCTGTAGCTACAGCTCCTATAAACAAGGTTGAGATGCGTATGAGATACCCAGATTTCATAGGACATACAGAGCTTTTCCAGAATATGACAAGATCTCCATTTGTAATAACAATGTTTGAACTTGAAAACATGAGAGTATTTCTAATGACCCGCCATGTAGCTTTGAGAGAAGTCTTTAGGTATATCACTAGGGAAGCCATATTGGAAGCCATAGTCAATGCACATAGATTTCTAGAAGCATTGGGAATCAACAATCCGACTATAGCTGTAGCTGCTCTAAATCCCCATGCAAGTGACGGTGGTCTTTTTGGTGATGAGGAGGACAGGATTATTAGACCTGCTATAGAGGAGGCAAATAGAATGGGTATAAGAGCTATAGGTCCTATAGCTGCAGATGCTATTTTCTGGTTTGGTAGACAGGGAAGATATGATGCAATACTATCTCTATACCATGACCAGGTACACATAGCTCTTAAAACACTGGATCTACCGGGTACAGTAGGTGTAACACTGGGTTTGCCATTCATAAGAACATCACCTGAGCATGGAACTGCATATAGTAGAGCAGGTAAGTGTACAGCTATTGAGAGGGGTATGGTCAACTCGATTATAATTGCAGCAAAATATGCATATACATGGAAAAGAAATTGGCCCAAGATAAAAACATATTTCGAAACCAAATAG
- a CDS encoding NAD(P)(+) transhydrogenase (AB-specific) (COGs: COG3288 NAD/NADP transhydrogenase alpha subunit~InterPro IPR007886:IPR007698~KEGG: min:Minf_1482 NAD/NADP transhydrogenase alpha subunit~PFAM: alanine dehydrogenase/PNT domain protein~PRIAM: NAD(P)(+) transhydrogenase (AB-specific)~SPTR: A8UYQ0 NAD(P)(+) transhydrogenase (AB-specific)~PFAM: Alanine dehydrogenase/PNT, C-terminal domain; Alanine dehydrogenase/PNT, N-terminal domain~TIGRFAM: NAD(P) transhydrogenase, alpha subunit) — MNICCFNESNDVEKRVAITPDVVSTLKKAGYDVVIESGAGVSAGFSDDEYIERGAVIGARDEMVGRCDIVFALSRKVLDMGLREGAIVIGGLNPYDNPKELLRYVDRKLTLFSLELIPRISKAQSMDILTSMGFIAGYRAVILAASYLQKMIPMMSTPAALITPAKVLVIGAGVAGLTALAIAKRLGADTYGYDIRPAAKEQIRSVGAKVVEMPIEARDVEDREGYARYMGEDFYAKQRKFFEEILKDFDIVITTAAVPGKEAPKLISEEAVKRMKRGSVIVDVVADRGGNCVLTKPGETVVRYGVIIIGPINLPSQLPYHASILYSRNLANFLLYISKGGAINIDISDEIISDTLIMYKGEIVSKKFKELIGVR, encoded by the coding sequence ATGAATATATGCTGTTTTAATGAGTCAAATGATGTAGAGAAACGTGTTGCAATAACACCAGATGTTGTTTCAACTCTTAAGAAGGCTGGCTATGATGTAGTGATAGAGAGTGGTGCTGGTGTATCTGCAGGGTTTTCTGATGATGAATATATCGAGAGGGGAGCTGTTATTGGAGCAAGAGATGAGATGGTGGGGAGATGCGATATTGTTTTTGCTCTATCGAGAAAGGTTTTAGATATGGGGCTTAGAGAGGGGGCCATAGTTATAGGTGGTCTTAATCCTTATGATAATCCAAAGGAATTGCTTAGATATGTAGATAGGAAACTTACTCTATTCTCTCTCGAGCTAATACCTAGGATATCAAAGGCTCAGAGTATGGATATTCTAACATCTATGGGTTTTATAGCTGGGTATAGAGCTGTTATTCTAGCAGCTTCATATCTACAGAAAATGATACCTATGATGTCAACACCTGCTGCATTGATAACACCTGCAAAGGTTTTGGTTATAGGTGCTGGTGTAGCTGGTTTAACAGCTCTAGCTATTGCTAAGAGGCTTGGTGCTGATACATATGGATATGACATAAGACCTGCTGCTAAGGAGCAGATAAGAAGTGTTGGTGCTAAGGTTGTTGAAATGCCTATAGAGGCTAGAGATGTGGAGGATAGAGAGGGCTATGCTAGATATATGGGAGAAGATTTCTATGCCAAACAACGTAAGTTCTTTGAGGAGATATTGAAGGATTTCGATATAGTTATAACTACAGCTGCAGTTCCTGGAAAGGAGGCACCTAAGCTCATATCAGAGGAAGCTGTTAAGAGGATGAAAAGAGGTTCTGTAATAGTCGATGTTGTTGCTGATAGAGGTGGAAACTGTGTACTTACAAAACCTGGAGAGACTGTGGTTAGATATGGCGTTATAATTATAGGGCCTATCAACCTACCATCACAGCTTCCATACCATGCAAGCATTTTGTATTCTAGAAACCTAGCAAATTTCTTGCTATATATATCAAAGGGTGGTGCTATCAATATAGATATTAGTGATGAAATTATATCAGATACACTTATTATGTATAAAGGTGAGATTGTTAGTAAAAAGTTTAAGGAGTTGATAGGGGTTAGGTAA
- a CDS encoding DNA polymerase beta domain protein region (InterPro IPR002934~KEGG: sin:YN1551_2726 DNA polymerase beta domain protein region~PFAM: DNA polymerase beta domain protein region~SPTR: C4KL16 DNA polymerase beta domain protein region~PFAM: Nucleotidyltransferase domain): MLQDICRKYERFSPRLVILFGSYARGDYTDESDIDVLVVSDNLSNDPRQAFQQLFDSDNPRLIPLGMNTAVFLSKLKRGEPFVMEILEDGKLLCGDEDFYRYVMEIFREVRGRYIRRGKAWIRIT; encoded by the coding sequence ATGTTGCAGGATATCTGTAGAAAGTATGAGAGGTTTAGCCCTAGGCTAGTGATTCTCTTTGGTTCTTATGCAAGGGGTGATTATACTGATGAGAGTGATATAGATGTTCTTGTGGTTTCAGATAACTTGTCTAACGATCCTAGACAGGCTTTTCAACAGCTTTTCGACTCTGATAACCCTAGGCTTATACCATTGGGGATGAATACAGCCGTGTTCTTATCTAAGCTAAAGAGGGGTGAGCCCTTTGTGATGGAGATTCTTGAGGATGGAAAGCTGTTGTGTGGTGATGAGGATTTCTATAGATATGTGATGGAGATTTTTAGAGAGGTTAGAGGTAGATATATTAGGAGGGGTAAGGCATGGATTAGAATAACATAG
- a CDS encoding protein of unknown function UPF0047 (COGs: COG0432 conserved hypothetical protein~InterPro IPR001602~KEGG: smr:Smar_0124 hypothetical protein~PFAM: protein of unknown function UPF0047~SPTR: A3DKS7 Putative uncharacterized protein~PFAM: Uncharacterised protein family UPF0047~TIGRFAM: conserved hypothetical protein TIGR00149), which translates to MKMLRLKMVKTYVESTGYIAIDITNIVESLANKYKLDNGLAYVFTPEKKCSVTMIEYEPELLADLEEFMKRLKCVELGTCDALIGKSVVIPIHSGKPFLGTFKRIVFIDTSNIAGEKSVVIVFEGVFKDN; encoded by the coding sequence ATGAAAATGCTTAGACTGAAGATGGTTAAAACATATGTTGAGAGCACAGGTTATATAGCTATAGATATAACAAATATTGTCGAATCTCTCGCAAATAAATACAAACTCGACAATGGATTAGCATATGTATTTACGCCCGAGAAGAAATGTAGTGTAACTATGATAGAGTATGAGCCTGAGCTTCTAGCAGATCTAGAGGAGTTTATGAAGAGACTTAAATGTGTTGAGCTAGGGACATGCGATGCTTTGATAGGTAAGAGTGTTGTTATACCTATACACAGTGGAAAGCCTTTTCTAGGTACATTCAAGAGAATAGTATTTATAGATACATCGAATATAGCTGGAGAGAAAAGTGTGGTGATAGTATTTGAAGGCGTATTCAAAGATAATTGA
- a CDS encoding NAD(P)(+) transhydrogenase-related (COGs: COG3288 NAD/NADP transhydrogenase alpha subunit~KEGG: lbf:LBF_0175 NAD(P)(+) transhydrogenase-related~SPTR: A8UYP9 Proton-translocating transhydrogenase subunit alpha 2) has product MQEIYVVDIVTLFTIFVLSLFVGFEIIRKVPAILHTPLMSGSNAISGITIVGAIVSAMYGYTELTMYLSFIAIVFATINVVGGFLVTHRMLMMFIKGRGGRK; this is encoded by the coding sequence ATGCAGGAGATATATGTTGTAGATATAGTAACACTCTTTACAATATTTGTACTATCCCTATTTGTAGGCTTTGAGATTATTAGGAAGGTTCCCGCTATCCTCCATACACCACTGATGTCGGGCTCAAATGCTATATCTGGTATAACTATAGTTGGTGCTATTGTCTCTGCAATGTATGGCTATACAGAGCTTACAATGTATCTATCGTTTATAGCTATAGTATTTGCAACTATAAATGTTGTTGGAGGATTTCTTGTAACACATAGGATGCTAATGATGTTCATAAAGGGGAGAGGTGGAAGGAAATGA
- a CDS encoding NAD(P)(+) transhydrogenase (AB-specific) (COGs: COG1282 NAD/NADP transhydrogenase beta subunit~InterPro IPR004003~KEGG: lic:LIC10290 H+-translocating transhydrogenase subunit beta~PFAM: NAD(P) transhydrogenase beta subunit~PRIAM: NAD(P)(+) transhydrogenase (AB-specific)~SPTR: A8UYP8 H+-translocating transhydrogenase subunit beta~PFAM: NAD(P) transhydrogenase beta subunit) codes for MNIAILNLLYLLAAVFFILAFKMLSSPRRAIFGNLIGSIGMFIAVIATVLYYGFANISVVISGIAIGGLIGAIMALKVPMTAMPQMVAILNGLGGGASMLVSGISLIESIEVTKTSLSMDYIASVIAGGIIGAVTLSGSMVAAAKLQWHRIERPIMFRGIHIVTALLLALSILFGVLIPYTNNVNMFWLMSAIALVLGIFLVLPIGGADMPVVISLLNSYSGLAAAATGFVLRNTMLIIAGSLVGTSGIILTNLMCKAMNRSFINVLLGGFGSKVIESQDIYQGKIKRASAEDVAELLRSARKVVIVPGYGMAVAQAHYPLKELVNILESMGIEVDFAIHPVAGRMPGHMNVLLAEAGIPYEKMKGLEEINPIMEQVDVAIVVGANDIVNPYAETDPKSPIYGMPIVQVYKAKTVVVIKRSLAPGFAGIPNPLFTYDNTLMYFEDARKAILDIIAELKSG; via the coding sequence ATGAATATAGCTATACTAAATCTATTGTATCTCTTAGCAGCAGTATTCTTCATCCTTGCATTTAAGATGCTTTCATCGCCTAGGAGAGCTATTTTTGGAAATCTTATTGGAAGCATAGGGATGTTTATAGCTGTTATAGCTACAGTTCTATACTATGGCTTTGCCAATATATCAGTAGTTATATCAGGAATCGCTATAGGGGGGCTTATTGGAGCTATAATGGCACTTAAAGTTCCTATGACTGCTATGCCACAGATGGTAGCTATATTAAATGGTTTAGGGGGTGGAGCATCAATGCTCGTCTCTGGAATCTCTCTAATAGAATCTATAGAGGTTACAAAGACGAGTTTATCGATGGACTATATAGCTTCTGTAATTGCTGGTGGTATTATAGGTGCTGTAACACTATCTGGTAGTATGGTGGCAGCAGCAAAGCTTCAGTGGCATAGAATTGAAAGACCGATAATGTTTAGAGGAATACATATAGTAACAGCACTACTGCTAGCTCTATCCATTCTCTTTGGAGTGCTAATACCATATACAAATAATGTCAATATGTTTTGGCTAATGTCAGCAATAGCTCTTGTACTTGGAATATTCCTAGTGTTGCCTATAGGTGGTGCTGATATGCCTGTAGTAATATCTCTATTAAATTCATATTCAGGGCTAGCTGCAGCAGCAACAGGTTTTGTACTTAGGAATACTATGTTGATAATTGCTGGTAGTCTTGTTGGGACATCGGGGATTATACTTACTAATCTTATGTGTAAAGCTATGAATAGATCATTTATAAATGTTCTCCTTGGAGGATTTGGTTCAAAGGTTATAGAGTCTCAGGATATATACCAGGGCAAGATTAAGAGAGCTTCAGCAGAGGATGTTGCAGAGCTTCTAAGATCAGCTAGAAAAGTTGTTATAGTCCCAGGATATGGTATGGCTGTAGCACAAGCACACTATCCATTGAAAGAACTTGTAAATATTTTAGAGTCTATGGGTATAGAGGTAGATTTTGCTATACATCCAGTTGCAGGTAGAATGCCCGGCCATATGAATGTTCTTCTAGCAGAAGCTGGGATTCCATATGAGAAGATGAAGGGTTTAGAGGAGATAAATCCGATTATGGAACAAGTAGATGTTGCAATTGTTGTAGGTGCAAATGATATTGTTAATCCATATGCAGAAACAGATCCCAAATCACCTATCTATGGAATGCCCATAGTCCAGGTATACAAGGCAAAAACTGTTGTTGTAATCAAGAGATCTCTAGCTCCAGGATTTGCAGGTATACCAAATCCTCTATTTACATATGACAATACATTAATGTATTTTGAAGATGCGAGAAAAGCTATTCTTGATATTATAGCTGAACTAAAATCAGGATAG